A genomic segment from Carnobacterium pleistocenium FTR1 encodes:
- a CDS encoding serine hydrolase, translated as MLLAQLYQQQTIEQPEIEGAAAFIIEPTTGKVLLNQNGDEKLGIASMTKMVTEYLLLETIKNGDLAWDDQVEISEYAHNISQNYELSNVPLRVDETYSVEELYQAMAIYSANGATIALAEHIAGDEKSFVDMMHEKVESWGVTNYELYNTTGLSNADLQGNIYPGSTETSGQTQ; from the coding sequence GTGCTACTAGCACAACTGTATCAGCAGCAAACAATTGAGCAACCTGAAATAGAAGGAGCCGCTGCTTTTATTATTGAACCAACGACGGGGAAAGTCTTATTGAATCAAAATGGTGACGAGAAGTTAGGCATTGCATCAATGACTAAGATGGTTACGGAATATCTATTATTAGAGACTATTAAAAATGGCGATTTAGCTTGGGATGATCAAGTGGAAATCAGTGAGTACGCTCATAACATCAGCCAAAATTACGAATTGTCAAACGTTCCTTTGCGAGTAGACGAAACTTATTCAGTAGAAGAACTTTACCAAGCAATGGCTATTTATTCAGCAAATGGTGCTACTATTGCACTTGCTGAACACATCGCAGGAGATGAAAAAAGTTTTGTCGACATGATGCATGAAAAAGTTGAATCATGGGGCGTCACTAACTATGAATTGTACAACACCACAGGCTTATCTAATGCCGATCTACAAGGCAACATTTACCCAGGTAGCACAGAAACTAGTGGACAAACGCAATGA